Proteins encoded together in one Lathyrus oleraceus cultivar Zhongwan6 chromosome 5, CAAS_Psat_ZW6_1.0, whole genome shotgun sequence window:
- the LOC127078553 gene encoding uncharacterized protein LOC127078553, with protein MEALQSRYKSYHDKMREALKFQEGDHVFLRGTPVTGVGRTLKSKKLTMRFIGLFQILQRLNGVQFRENLMVETLSLRIEDRQVKSLRDMEITSMEVVWGGPVSGSVTWELESRMREFYLELFSSGNIRGRKFF; from the exons atggaagctTTGCAGAGTCGATATAAGAGCTATCATGACAAGATGAGGGAAGCACTTAAGTTtcaagagggggatcatgtgttcttgagaggtACTCCAGTTACTGGTGTTGGTCGCACGTTGAAGTCTAAGAAACTTACAATGCGTTTCATTGGTCTGTTTCAGATTCTTCAGAGG TTGAATGGTGTTCAATTTAGAGAGAACTTGATGGTGGAGACTTTGTCGCTGAGAATTGAGGATCGTCAAGTGAAGAGCTTGCGAGACATGGAGATCACTTCAATGGAAGTTGTCTGGGGAGGTCCTGTTAGTGGTAGTGTGACATGGGAGCTCGAGAGTCGGATGAGGGAGTTTTATCTTGAGCTTTTCTCGTCAGGTAATATTCGAGGGCGAAAAttcttttaa